The genomic stretch AGCTTCTTGATAAAAATCGTATCCTTGCCATTACCAAAGCCGACCTACTCGACAATGAATTATTACAGGAACTGAAAAAAGAACTTCCAAAAGTAACGTCCGTCTTCATTTCATCTCATTCCGGTTTTGGTTTAAAAGAACTAAAAGACAAACTCTGGAAAGAATTGAATAAATAAAATTTTTCAAAATCATATTAATTTTTCAAAATCTGCAATCCACAATCTTAAATCTGAAATCTTAAATCTTAAATTAATTACGGTGCCTTCATTTCTCAACGCATTAGATACCTGGCTCTTTCTCGTGATTAACGGTTTGCACAATCGTTTTTTCGACGTCGTGATGTTTTGGGCAAGCGAAAAATTGACATGGATACCTGTTTACATTTTATTTATTTACTTTATCATAAAATATTACCATAAACAAAGCTGGATAATTTTCATTTCGGCAGCAGTTCTTATTACCTTAAGCGACCAGGTTTCGGTTGTTCTTTTCAAAAATATTTTTCATCGCTTACGCCCTTGCCACCAGGCTGATCTTGCAGCTTTCATTCATCTTGTAAATGGGAAGTGTGGTGGACAGTACGGTTTTATATCTTCCCATGCTGCCAATTTTTTTGCCCTTGCAACATTTTTGAGTGCTTTTTTAAAAGATAAGTTCAAATATTTTAAAACTGCAGTTTTTTTCTGGGCTTCATTTATTGCCTACAGCCGGATTTATCTCGGAGTGCATTTCCCGGGCGATGTTGTTATTGGTGCAATCACAGGAATTTTAATAGGCAAGATAGTTGTTATGCTTTGCCATAAAACACTGAGAACCTACTGCAAGCCAAAACCAACTGAGGGATAATTTTTTTACACCCGACAATTTTTTCCGGCACTTTTCAGATTGGATGACTCACATTAGTAAGGGTGATTGCTTCACTATAGCTATAGGAGACGCCACCTTGTTACCAAGTCGCTCCCTCTCCTATTCACCTACTCGCCTCTGCTGAGCTGTCCCGATTGTCGAGGAAGCAGAGTTACTGGATATAACCAGTAAGTTTGAGGTTATAAGGTGTGAACTACTGGTTATAGCTAATAAACCAGAGGTTATAGGGTGTGAACTATTAGTTATATGCGATTCTGAACAGTTAGAAAAAAGATACCTTTCTACAAAAAGTGGTAATCCAGGCATTTACAGATTTTATCGGCACTATTCCCGTTAAGCACTTTCTTGTTCCTTATATTTTATATCTGGATAGCATTTTGGTTTATTGTAATTGCAAAAAAACCAGATGACTATCGGTACTGCTATATCCCGAGTAGAAATGTAAAAAAAACCATCCCAATCCGTTGTATCTGTGTTCTATTTTGCAGATTGTGCGGATTGTGCAGATTGTGCGGATTGTGCAGATCGAATATCATTCATAACTTTTTATTTTTCTATTGCTCCAGACTCTACACTCACTGCTGCTTCACCCATTTCCCGCTATCTTTTACTTCTCCATTCTGCATTACCCGGTAAAAATACATGCTGGGATTTAGTGCTGAGGTATTTACTGAAGTGGTTTCGTTGATGTTTTGTTGTACTACCAACCTGCCGTTGGCATCGTACATCTCTAATTTCGCATCTTTTAATGTGGTTTGGATGTATAGAGTGTTGGTGCCGGGGTTGGGTAAGAGTTGAAAAGTATTTTCCTTTTCATTTTTACTGATTCCTGTGATATAATCGCATGAGGAAGCAATGTTTGTGGAAAAATATCCCAAAGTATTATCTTCATAACACCTTAATGGACCACCTTCAAAAACATCCAAAATATTACAAAGCATGGTAAGTTCGGGCAACATATAAGAATCTATTGAACCTATACTTTCATATGCTTGTGAGCCAAGCATCCAATGAGAGTTTTCAGCGGCTTGTAGCGTTAAACTTCTCAAACGTGTTCCATTTACGACGACTGAACTGGTATCGGTAACTATTACTTCTCCAATAGTATCGCATTCTATGTCAAAAGTATGTGGAATAACCCAGGAATCTCCCGGTTTTGCAGAAAAATCATAAAGAGTATAAAACTGATTATTTCTGAGAATATATACTTTATCGTTATCCGAGTAAGTATATTCTTTGCCCATGATTACAGTATCATAAACAATATTAACATGATCATAAGAAAACAATGTTTTTACAAGTTCGCGACATTGTTTATCCATGATTGTGGTGTCCTTACCGGCTTCTATCTTAATATAGCCGTCTATCCAAAAATTTGTATAAGAATAATACCAAACGGCACCCAT from Lentimicrobiaceae bacterium encodes the following:
- a CDS encoding T9SS type A sorting domain-containing protein, coding for MGAVWYYSYTNFWIDGYIKIEAGKDTTIMDKQCRELVKTLFSYDHVNIVYDTVIMGKEYTYSDNDKVYILRNNQFYTLYDFSAKPGDSWVIPHTFDIECDTIGEVIVTDTSSVVVNGTRLRSLTLQAAENSHWMLGSQAYESIGSIDSYMLPELTMLCNILDVFEGGPLRCYEDNTLGYFSTNIASSCDYITGISKNEKENTFQLLPNPGTNTLYIQTTLKDAKLEMYDANGRLVVQQNINETTSVNTSALNPSMYFYRVMQNGEVKDSGKWVKQQ
- a CDS encoding phosphatase PAP2 family protein, coding for MPSFLNALDTWLFLVINGLHNRFFDVVMFWASEKLTWIPVYILFIYFIIKYYHKQSWIIFISAAVLITLSDQVSVVLFKNIFHRLRPCHQADLAAFIHLVNGKCGGQYGFISSHAANFFALATFLSAFLKDKFKYFKTAVFFWASFIAYSRIYLGVHFPGDVVIGAITGILIGKIVVMLCHKTLRTYCKPKPTEG